The window CAATTTCAGCTCGTTTGCGCAttcccattttgtgacatgcaaaacgTCAAATTACGTCGCCATTACGTCACGTCCTGGTCAGCCCAACAACACCGAAAATGGTAAGCTGTGGTGGAAAAAAACTTCATAGAAAAAGCCTCACCATCATAACGTGGAATAAATAGAGTGCACTATTGTGCACAATGTAATTTTTCGAtgactgtttatgtgtatgcataggaaaaacatttaaaaagaggCATTTTGTATGTACATTTACAATTGAGATTTTAGTGAACAGTGCCCTGCTGCCATGAACATACCAAAATTTAGTATTTGTTTGCCAATTTTCTTCATAAATTGAAACTGATGCTTTTCAACATTTTGCTTTCCACTGGCGCTAAACATCCATTAAATGAAGTTGAATAACGAAAACAGTCAAGCGGCACTCACCAGTGCCacgttattattttaatatacatttttggttTATTGATGCTGCAGTATGAGTTGGTCTGTCAGATTTCACGAAATGCAAGAGCTATCAACCAAGATGTATTATTTGTTTCTGATCCATAGGCCATGTTTGTACACTTGCTCATTAAATACACAGAAGTGATTGCATAACAGGGCATTTCTTTCTGCATTTAGGCGATCAATATGTGCATATAAGCCTTAATTTTAATCGAAGTAAAAAGTCGTGTGTGTTGAACTGAATTTATAGCCTACTACTTACTGGAGACGATCACTTGGTGTCAGTGTGTGAGCGCAAATGTGTTCCGAAGACGCTCTTTGTGAGAAATGATCCTCCCCTTTGTGGGGTAGATATTTACACAATAGAGCCAGACGCATTCTGCCCGTACAGAGCGGCGAGTCATTTTGAGCGGTTTGAGGACgaaatatattgttttaaaataattttacattttatacggttatattttttaatccaaGGTGGCTTTATCATTGTTCCATCATGATGAAAGACACAGGAAGGGACTCATCTGGAGGACAATGGCGACTGATTGCTTTCTTGGCCGCATTTATTTTGCCGTGGAGCATAGTTGGTGCACAGATCAGATATTCCATCGCTGAAGAAGTGAAGGAAGGTGCTGTTGTGGGGAACATAGCGAAAGATTTGGGATTAGACAGGGGCACGCTGAAAGAGAGACGATACCGCATCGCAGAGGGCTCATCAGAGCCGTTTTTTCGAGTAAACCACGACGACGGCCTGCTGTATGTTAACAGAGTCATCGACAGGGAGAAGGTGTGCGAACGGAGCAGCGTGTGTGTGATTCAGCTCAAAACGCTGCTGGAAAACCCACTGGAAATCCACTATGTGAGCGTGGAAGTGCTGGACGTGAACGACCACTCCCCCAGCTTCTCTATCAACACGTCGCGTCTGAACATTTCTGAGTCAGCTCTGCCCGGCTTGCGCCTCCAGCTGCAAGCTGCACATGACCCAGACGTGGGCCCCTTTTCCGTCCAGGAGTATAAGCTCAGTGCTAATGACCATTTTCGTTTGGAAATCAAAGATCGAGGAAAAGATGGAAAAATACCAATATTAGTCTTGCTGAAGTCGCTCGACAGGGAAACAAAAAGCCAACACAAGCTGCTCATTTCAGCCATTGATGGAGGGAAACCAAGTAGGTCTGGAACTGCTGAAATGTTGGTGCATGTTTTAGATGTTAATGATAACATGCCAGTTTTCACTGAAGATAcgtattctgtttttttaaatgaaaatgttccaattgGCACAACAGTCATCAAAGTGAACGCCACTGATTTAGATGAGGGCTCCAACGGTGAAATTATTTATACATTAGGTAATGTAAACAGCAGAATACATGACTTATTTAGTGTAGATCCGATTACAGGTGTAATTCGTGTACAAGATCAGATTGATTTTGAATTAGAGGAGAGTTATGAGATTGATATACAAGCATCTGATAAAGGACCTGCCCCTTTCAGAACAGATAAAAGTGTCTTGGTGAAAATAGTTGATTTGAATGACAATGCTCCACAGATAGAAGTGACTTCATTTTCCAGAGCCATAGCAGAGGATGCACGTGTGGGAACCACTGTAGCATTAATCAGTGTTATTGATAAAGACTCTGGTCTGAATGGGAAGGTTATTTGTTCACTCAGTGAACATGTTCCCTTCATGTTATCACCTTCAACACAGGATAACATGTACTCAATAGTCACAAAATCGCTCCTGGATAGAGAAACGCAATCCACATATGAGGTAACTGTCATTGCAAGAGATGCAGGTGTCCCACCTCTGTCATCTGAAAAAAGCATATCTATTGTTGTATCAGATGTAAATGACAACAGTCCAGAGTTTTCATCTAGCCCTTACACATTTTATGTTACTGAGAACAATCCTCCAGGCCAATCAATGATTTCTGTGAGAGCATTTGACCACGACGAAGGCGATAATGCCCATATTTCATATAATATTTTAAGAGATGGACAAGAAAAGGAACAGCTGTATTTACACAGTCTGAATATCAATTCTGAGAATGGTCACATTTCAGCATTAAAAAGTTTTGACTTTGAGATCCTGAAAAGTTTCCAGTTCCAAGTAGTGGCCACAGACGGTGGAAGTCCTCCACTGAGCAGCAATGTGACAGTGAACGTGTTCATTCTGGATCAGAACGACAACACTCCAGTCATCCTGTATCCAGTCAGCTCCAACGGTTCTGCTGAAGGTGTGGAGGAGATTCCCCGCAATATGAAAGCAGGAGACTTGGTGACTAAAGTCAGAGCCTATGACGCTGATATAGGATATAACGGCTGGTTACTGTTTTCACTGCAGCAAGTCACTGACCACAGTCTCTTTGCTTTGGACCGCTATACGGGCCAGATCAGAACACTTCGCTCATTCACAGAGACAGACGAAGCTGAGCATCAACTGCTCATACTGGTCAAAGACAATGGCAACGTTTCACTCTCAGCAACAGCTACTGTGACTGTCAAACTTGTGGAGCCCAAAGAGGCTTTTGCAGCTTCTGATGTCAAACACGCAGCAACAAAAGTGGACGAGGAGGACGacaatgtgactttttatctcatcatcacTTTGGGCTCGGTTTCGCTCCTTTTTGTCATCAGCATCATCGTGCTGATCGCCATGCAGTGCTCCTCCAAATCCACAGAGTACACTTCCAAATATCTCCAAGACACTAATTATGATGGGACGCTGTGTCACAGCATCCAGTACAGATCAGGAGACAAACGATACATGTTAGTTGGACCCAGAATGAGTATTGGTTCTACTATAGTCCCGGGAAGCCACACCAACACTCTGGTGCTCCCTGACAGGAGACACACTTCTTCTGGGGAGGTAAGACAGTTCTTGTGAGAATTCTTGCTTGTCTGTGCTTCCAATATCATGCATATTATTTGGTCTGTTGAatggattatttttttgttctttagaCACAGCAACATACTGAAGTTGTACAATTTTGTGAGCAATGTGCTGTGATGTCTTACTGTGAGTTGGGATTCAtggcttttgttttcttttgcacatttgatcCTCTCGGCACTCGTAAATAGCAATGGTTTTAGATATTAGTTAATATTGTCGACAACTGATTTTAGCCCTTGTGCATATTATTGCAGCATATTCTTACAGAGATAATAATGTGACTTGATGAGTATGTTTTTCACCACTTCATTATTTAAACTTAACTGTCTTGCGTGATAGGCCTACACCACATTCCTACATAAGATATAGCACAGGCCTAGTGCCTACCATGTTGGCCGCAGAGTCAGGAGATCCCGGTTTGCATCTGCAACGGAATATCTCTGTgaggactttgcatgttctccgggtaccccagcttcctcccacatcccatgTTAGGCTTATTGGAATTGTACATTGTCCATTAAATTGTctataggcatgaatgtgagtgtgaatggttctttgtatatgtgccctgcgattggctggtgaccattccagggtgtagcccACCTCTAGcccaagccagctgggatatgcttcattattatgaggacaaatgatttagaaaattgatggatggattatctggCAGAATGACACCACCTGCCACTAAGTCTTAACAAACCACATCTATAACCACCACCCTTACAAAAGTACACATGTTATAATTGGGTCTCCTTACTTTGAGGTCATGAAAAGGTGCGAGAAGTCGTCCTTCCTGCAGTTTGAGCCTATTTGCACAGCAACACTGCTGTCCATGGTGCTGGAAATATATTCTCTTGTTTCCACACATCTGTAGAGAAACACCAAGTATAATTAATTATGTTTATACTTGCACTTACTGCACTATATTTGCATGAACACTACAGTAATTCATCTGGCGTTTTAgctgttttaatttttaaaaattgtctttTTATGATGCAGTATTTTTGCCTGGTAACATGCTGACAAGGGACACGAGTAGTATTATATGCATCAGAATGTTTGGTTTGACTAATTTATTGAATTTCTTGATGTTGAAACATGTGTCGGCTTGTAGTAAGCAATAACAGCACGTTGTCGCTGTGATGAGTATAAGTGCAATGGGTTGCCTTAACTGTTCGTTCACAATTTGCATAATATGTTGTATTAATGGATTGTTTACTGTGGATTTCTCTGCAATAGTGTTCACATTAGTTTTAAggataaataaatgacttaGTGTTGAAGCATTTTAGGGCATATAGTGACTATCAAACATGAAATTATTGTTCTTTTAAAGCTACAATGCACTACATGTCtggctttcttgttttttttttaatcacatttgATTTATTGCAAACCCATGCATAATTTGAAGTGATGGAGGTTTGAGAGGGATACCATTTAAGCTGCTGTTTTGATATGATTTGTGGAACTAAATACGCGTTTGTGGGGATTGTATTATTGCCAGTTGAAATAAATGTCTTCTCAAACACATGCATGGGGTGGCAGTATGTTACCAGTAAGGCAAATTCATTGTCTCGGCAGAGGAGGTGTCCTCCCCTTCAATATCCAGTCTGGTTAGACCGCATTCAGTTGCTCACTGAGCACACAGAAATTATCCCGTGTTcttttgtgggggaaaaaaacgctCTAATTGCTTTTAGTTGGACGTCATTTGGCAGTCTGCGATGAAGAAAATAATCTAAACAAGCGGGGAATTTATCGACATGTTTGGATTTCCACTTTGGCCTCGAACCATGGAACAAAGAGGACGGGACGCGAGGCAACACCGGCCGCGTTCGCTTTGCGTCttggctttgtttttatttctcagCGCCGCTCACGCACAGCTGAGATACTCTATCTCAGAGGAGCTTAAAGAGGGCACATTTGTTGGGAATGTTGCAAAGGATTTAGGAGTAGATCTGGCTTCGATAAAGCAGAGGAGATTCCGCATTATGTCCGGCTCGAATGAGCACCTCTTTAAGGTAAATGAGAACGAAGGAAGTCTTTATGCAAACCGTCAAATTGACCGTGAAGAGGTATGTAAGGAGAGTAATGTATGTTTGATTAATCTTAAAACCGTACTTGACAACCCACTGGAGGTGCATTATATCACAGTGGAGATATTAGATTTAAACGACCACTCC of the Dunckerocampus dactyliophorus isolate RoL2022-P2 chromosome 11, RoL_Ddac_1.1, whole genome shotgun sequence genome contains:
- the LOC129189671 gene encoding protocadherin alpha-8-like isoform X17, whose translation is MMKDTGRDSSGGQWRLIAFLAAFILPWSIVGAQIRYSIAEEVKEGAVVGNIAKDLGLDRGTLKERRYRIAEGSSEPFFRVNHDDGLLYVNRVIDREKVCERSSVCVIQLKTLLENPLEIHYVSVEVLDVNDHSPSFSINTSRLNISESALPGLRLQLQAAHDPDVGPFSVQEYKLSANDHFRLEIKDRGKDGKIPILVLLKSLDRETKSQHKLLISAIDGGKPSRSGTAEMLVHVLDVNDNMPVFTEDTYSVFLNENVPIGTTVIKVNATDLDEGSNGEIIYTLGNVNSRIHDLFSVDPITGVIRVQDQIDFELEESYEIDIQASDKGPAPFRTDKSVLVKIVDLNDNAPQIEVTSFSRAIAEDARVGTTVALISVIDKDSGLNGKVICSLSEHVPFMLSPSTQDNMYSIVTKSLLDRETQSTYEVTVIARDAGVPPLSSEKSISIVVSDVNDNSPEFSSSPYTFYVTENNPPGQSMISVRAFDHDEGDNAHISYNILRDGQEKEQLYLHSLNINSENGHISALKSFDFEILKSFQFQVVATDGGSPPLSSNVTVNVFILDQNDNTPVILYPVSSNGSAEGVEEIPRNMKAGDLVTKVRAYDADIGYNGWLLFSLQQVTDHSLFALDRYTGQIRTLRSFTETDEAEHQLLILVKDNGNVSLSATATVTVKLVEPKEAFAASDVKHAATKVDEEDDNVTFYLIITLGSVSLLFVISIIVLIAMQCSSKSTEYTSKYLQDTNYDGTLCHSIQYRSGDKRYMLVGPRMSIGSTIVPGSHTNTLVLPDRRHTSSGEPKAPNSDWRYSASLRAGGVMQSSVHMEESSVMQGAQGVLVQNWPTASSAADAEGGEVSPPMGAGVDSNSWHFRYGPGGPGAPPQHLKPGEVPPEAFIIPGSPAIISIRQNQGGEDDKSDFITFGKKEEAKKKKKKKKDKKDKKDKGKDDDE